In Cololabis saira isolate AMF1-May2022 chromosome 1, fColSai1.1, whole genome shotgun sequence, the following proteins share a genomic window:
- the toporsa gene encoding topoisomerase I binding, arginine/serine-rich a — protein sequence MSAIKVAMQQSQKSGRRKNSEKMSGEVSPDSKCPICLDTFHNISYLDRCLHKFCFRCILEWSKNKPECPLCKQPFNSIYHSIKSEQDFQKYELKQKVENPSFGYFEGVRFRYRTTLTGVHRQTRGRTSPPPDNGVMFEASTNIPLQRQDRYIRRMMMRLAAKRRAASEGRVVNNVREQEIINFRRELYRRGVKVRDVRDGGRSRDTSAEFYRRNPACLHRLIPWLKRELVVLYGAHGSLVNIVQHIIMSRITRYDMEDGAIQEELRPFLQGRTEHFLHEFISFARSPFNMEAYDQHAVYDCPAASSNEDSSSNSSVIAISEDEETPAEPDHQQGSTSTLSQSVWDDETPGPSYSTTAELHRVEHLSVLDSDSDSSSDEELQQFGASPQQTNPHNQVDVIEDDCNNEACVSSDTDDCVIVGFVKATVERTPELVQLSSDSEESSSEDTKEITLLPQHIRFNSCSPTASQNGDNSRAGRTENVDQDHHIWSELKKYRTLTSEQHKTSNRLDCKGGELRRASKERSRERRKSTSRERWRRNRKSKSVERRRSSRSPVTSHGSVSPRNTDGGYAYSNYRDCSKIDMRYKKTDSGHGYQSSSHYRRERNYSYTQRQSYYYSSHKYSESRAHSRSCSRDSRRRDRRRSRSWTYSSSRSPSTRRKSHHDKPGGKRKYKTRHLEGPSEDAQPNPHSEGDTEVSTKHKKRSKEKHKKSKEVARKNSSSGSVELLGDEKAHEPSRRHKKKKHKKKSKKHKSSERKEKCSHSVITIDSDSDTVANDNNQTPGTNRDNPINNATDNQVDHTIVDNSF from the coding sequence ATGTCAGCAATCAAAGTTGCCATGCAACAGAGTCAGAAGAGTGGCAGAAGAAAAAACTCGGAAAAAATGTCTGGAGAGGTGTCGCCAGACTCCAAGTGTCCCATCTGTCTGGACACATTTCATAACATTTCTTATCTGGATCGCTGCCTTCACAAGTTCTGCTTCCGCTGTATTCTCGAGTGGTCCAAGAACAAACCCGAGTGTCCGCTATGCAAACAGCCGTTTAATTCAATCTACCACAGTATAAAATCAGAACAAGACTTTCAGAAGTACGAACTGAAACAGAAGGTGGAAAATCCTTCGTTTGGATATTTTGAAGGAGTGCGATTTAGATACCGCACAACGCTAACTGGAGTCCATCGACAGACGCGAGGAAGGACATCTCCACCTCCAGACAATGGAGTAATGTTTGAAGCCTCGACAAATATTCCTCTGCAGCGGCAAGATCGTTACATTCGACGCATGATGATGAGGTTGGCAGCCAAAAGGAGAGCTGCAAGCGAAGGGAGAGTTGTGAACAACGTCAGAGAGCAAGAGATTATAAATTTCAGGAGGGAGCTGTACCGACGCGGGGTGAAGGTCCGGGATGTTCGCGATGGCGGTCGCTCACGGGACACCTCTGCTGAGTTCTACCGAAGAAATCCTGCCTGCCTGCACAGACTGATCCCTTGGCTGAAGCGGGAGCTTGTTGTGCTGTATGGTGCTCACGGCTCTCTGGTCAACATAGTTCAGCACATCATCATGTCACGGATTACGCGTTACGATATGGAGGACGGTGCTATTCAGGAAGAGCTCCGGCCATTTCTCCAGGGTCGAACAGAGCACTTTCTCCACGAGTTCATCAGTTTTGCAAGGTCCCCCTTCAATATGGAGGCGTATGACCAGCATGCGGTTTATGACTGCCCAGCCGCCTCCTCAAATGAGGACAGCAGCTCAAACTCATCTGTCATCGCGATTTCAGAGGATGAGGAAACCCCTGCTGAACCAGACCATCAACAAGGCTCCACCTCGACTCTGAGCCAGTCTGTGTGGGATGATGAGACGCCTGGACCTTCGTATTCCACCACAGCAGAGCTGCACAGAGTGGAGCATCTGTCAGTCCTGGACTCAGACTCGGACAGCAGTTCTGATGAGGAACTGCAACAGTTTGGTGCTTCTCCACAGCAAACAAATCCACATAACCAAGTAGACGTGATTGAGGATGACTGTAACAATGAAGCCTGTGTGTCTTCTGACACTGACGACTGCGTTATTGTAGGATTTGTTAAGGCAACAGTAGAGAGGACTCCTGAGCTGGTTCAACTCTCCTCTGACTCTGAAGAGTCTTCCAGTGAAGATACTAAAGAAATCACTCTCCTACCTCAACACATCCGTTTCAACAGCTGTAGTCCTACAGCTTCACAGAATGGTGATAACAGTAGGGCTGGACGAACGGAAAATGTAGACCAGGACCATCATATTTGGTCAGAGTTAAAGAAATATAGAACTTTAACATCAGAACAACACAAGACCTCCAACAGGTTAGACTGTAAAGGTGGAGAACTAAGACGTGCAAGTAAAGAGAGATCCAGAGAAAGACGCAAGTCGACGAGCAGAGAGCGCTGGAGAAGGAATAGAAAGTCAAAAAGTGTAGAGCGCAGACGGTCAAGTAGAAGCCCGGTGACATCCCACGGCAGTGTGAGTCCTCGCAACACTGATGGAGGTTATGCTTACTCCAATTACAGAGACTGCTCAAAAATTGACATGAGGTATAAAAAGACGGACAGCGGTCACGGCTATCAGTCATCTAGCCATTATAGACGAGAGAGAAATTATTCTTATACACAGAGGCAGTCCTACTACTACAGCAGCCATAAGTACTCAGAATCGCGTGCTCACTCCAGAAGTTGCAGCAGGGACTCACGGAGACGAGACAGGAGACGCTCTCGTTCTTGGACTTACTCCAGCAGTCGTTCCCCTTCAACGAGAAGAAAATCTCATCACGACAAGCCTGGCGGGAAGAGGAAATATAAAACGAGGCATTTGGAGGGGCCATCCGAAGACGCACAACCGAACCCACATTCAGAAGGTGACACCGAGGTATCGACGAaacataagaaaagaagtaaagagAAACATAAAAAATCCAAAGAGGTGGCGAGAAAGAACAGCAGCAGTGGCAGCGTGGAGCTCCTCGGTGATGAAAAAGCACACGAGCCAAGCAGGCGCCACAAAAAGAAGAAGCATaagaagaaaagcaaaaaacacaAGAGCAGTGAGCGCAAAGAGAAATGCTCACATTCTGTCATTACCATTGATAGTGACAGTGATACCGTTGCCAATGACAATAACCAAACGCCTGGCACCAATAGGGATAACCCCATCAACAATGCCACTGATAACCAAGTAGATCACACCATTGTGGACAATTCATTCTAA